From one Erinaceus europaeus chromosome 4, mEriEur2.1, whole genome shotgun sequence genomic stretch:
- the NUP50 gene encoding nuclear pore complex protein Nup50: MAKRIAEKELTDRNWDQEDEAEEVGTFSVASEEVLKNRAIKKAKRRNVGFESDVQADSGGAFKGFKGLVASSGGGAFSGFGSAGGKPLEGLSNGNSMTGSASFFSSVKTATETKMTFGSVATNGPASVVSKKIADPKTNGSNQQPSSSDLTPGPAQDRNAYHKQLAALNCSVRDWIVTHVNTNPVCDLTPIFKDYEKHLAGIEEQHGSGSGSHSENETSRVSLETQSPSLFGATKLQQEPIFLFHVNKIEETSEKKVEAVSDQKLNPQMAATSASFNFGKKVDSSVLGSLSSGPLTGFSFSSGNSSVFGKDTAQSKPVSSPFSSKAPETQAQGGSNECKGGDDEESDEPPKVVVTEVKEDDAFYSKKCKLFYKKDNEFKEKGVGTLHLKPTANQKTQLLVRADTNLGNILLNVLIPPNMPCTRTGKNNVLIVCVPNPPIDEKNASAPATLLIRVKTSEDADELHKILLEKKDA, from the exons GTGGGAACCTTCTCGGTGGCCAGTGAGGAAGTCTTGAAGAACAGAGCCATAAAGAAAGCAAAGCGCAGAAATGTCGGGTTTGAA TCTGATGTGCAGGCTGATAGTGGAGGGGCCTTTAAAGGCTTTAAAGGCTTAGTTGCATCTTCTGGAGGAGGAGCGTTTTCTGGATTTGGAAGTGCTGGCGGGAAGCCCCTGGAAGGACTGTCCAATGGAAACAGCATGACTGGTAGTGCCTCTTTCTTCTCCAGTGTAAAGACAGCAACTGAAACCAAAATGACTTTCG GATCTGTTGCCACAAATGGCCCCGCCTCCGTGGTCAGTAAAAAGATTGCAGACCCCAAGACTAATGGCAGCAATCAGCAGCCTTCCTCATCTGACCTTACCCCGGGGCCGGCCCAGGACAGGAATGCCTACCATAAACAGTTGGCTGCCTTAAACTGCTCTGTTCGAGATTGGATCGTGACACACGTGAATACAAACCCGGTCTGCGACCTGACTCCTATCTTTAAAGACTATGAGAAACACTTAGCAGGTATTGAAGAGCAGCACGGCAGCGGCAGCGGTAGTCACTCAGAAAATGAAACAAGCCGAGTGTCCCTTGAAACCCAGTCTCCTTCCCTATTTGGTGCAACAAAGTTACAGCAGGAGCCAATATTTTTGTTTCATGTCAACAAAATTGAGGAGACGTCTGAAAAGAAGGTAGAGGCTGTATCTGACCAGAAACTGAACCCCCAGATGGCAGCAACAAGTGCCTCGTTTAATTTTGGCAAGAAAGTGGATAGTTCTGTTTTGGGCTCATTGAGCTCTGGTCCCTTGACtggattttcattttcttctggaAATTCCAGTGTATTTGGTAAAGATACCGCCCAAAGTAAACCAGTTTCTTCACCATTTTCCTCAAAAGCACCAGAGACCCAGGCACAAGGTGGCAGTAACGAATGCAAAG GTGGAGATGACGAAGAGAGCGACGAGCCACCCAAGGTCGTAGTCACTGAAGTGAAAGAAGATGATGCTTTTTACTCCAAAAA GTGTAAACTATTTTACAAGAAAGACAATGAATTTAAAGAGAAGGGTGTTGGTACCTTGCACTTAAAACCCACAGCTAACCAGAAGACTCAGCTTCTAGTGCGAGCAGACACCAACTTAG GAAACATATTGCTGAATGTTCTGATTCCACCCAATATGCCATGCACCCGGACAGGAAAAAACAATGTCCTTATTGTCTGTGTTCCAAACCCGCCCATTGACGAGAAGAACGCTTCAGCTCCAGCTACCTTGTTGATTCGGGTGAAAACGAGCGAGGACGCGGATGAGTTGCACAAAATTTTACTGGAGAAGAAAGATGCCTGA